In one Corallococcus sp. EGB genomic region, the following are encoded:
- a CDS encoding ABC transporter permease, translating into MKRLLTFFGAPGVMLARTVRAGAREGIPWRETLAQVHELGGRSVWLVMSGMAFFGAVLVMIANAQAKKLIGNVAVLGPAYFEMLIRELGPAVSALLTASRAGASHSAELATMSVNEQVEALEMSAGDPYADLVAPRVVAGMVGVPLLSVLGTIAATASAVVVASVGLKIDGRAFMDARYVDGWDLLVGGLKVVGCGLYIPLAAAVAGLNARGGAEAVGEATTNGVVAASLGCLLIDLTVSLAFQFVRL; encoded by the coding sequence ATGAAGCGGCTGCTGACCTTCTTCGGGGCGCCGGGGGTGATGCTGGCGCGCACGGTGCGGGCGGGCGCGCGGGAGGGAATCCCGTGGCGGGAGACGCTGGCGCAGGTGCACGAGCTGGGCGGGCGCAGCGTGTGGCTGGTGATGTCGGGCATGGCCTTCTTCGGGGCGGTGCTGGTGATGATCGCCAACGCGCAGGCGAAGAAGCTGATCGGCAACGTGGCGGTGCTGGGCCCGGCCTACTTCGAGATGCTCATCCGGGAGCTGGGCCCGGCGGTGTCCGCGCTGTTGACGGCGTCGAGGGCCGGCGCCAGTCACTCCGCGGAGCTGGCCACGATGAGCGTGAACGAGCAGGTGGAGGCGCTGGAGATGTCCGCGGGGGATCCGTACGCGGACCTCGTGGCGCCCCGGGTGGTGGCGGGGATGGTGGGAGTGCCGCTGCTGAGCGTGCTGGGGACCATCGCGGCGACGGCGTCGGCGGTGGTGGTGGCGAGCGTGGGGTTGAAGATCGACGGCCGGGCGTTCATGGACGCGAGGTACGTGGATGGCTGGGACCTGCTGGTGGGAGGACTGAAGGTCGTGGGCTGCGGGCTCTACATCCCGCTCGCCGCGGCGGTGGCGGGGTTGAACGCCCGGGGCGGCGCGGAGGCGGTGGGCGAGGCGACGACGAACGGCGTGGTGGCGGCCAGTCTGGGATGTCTGTTGATTGACCTGACGGTGTCGCTTGCGTTCCAGTTCGTGCGCCTGTGA
- a CDS encoding ABC transporter ATP-binding protein has translation MSLRYGARTVLEPTDCHVPPGTQALVLGRSGSGKTTLLKAFAGLLRPSSGRVTWDGQDVARLTAPERRAQQASFGFVFQTDALFDSLTVRQNVMQPLIRRRMPAAEARERTDAVLHSVGLSDAADTLPERLSGGMKKRAGLARAIAARPAVLLADDPFAGLDPGTARQVARVLLEVAGQGTLLVAAPEAPVDLPLPRWLYLQGGRLVHDGAPAPELERAPDEALA, from the coding sequence TTGAGCCTCCGCTACGGCGCCCGGACGGTGCTTGAGCCCACGGACTGCCACGTCCCGCCCGGCACGCAGGCGTTGGTGCTGGGCCGCTCGGGGTCGGGCAAGACGACGCTGCTGAAGGCCTTCGCGGGACTCCTGCGCCCCTCCTCCGGCCGGGTGACCTGGGATGGGCAGGACGTCGCCCGCCTCACGGCGCCGGAGCGGCGCGCGCAGCAGGCGTCTTTTGGCTTCGTCTTCCAGACGGACGCGCTCTTCGACTCGCTGACGGTGCGGCAGAACGTGATGCAGCCGCTGATCCGCCGCCGCATGCCGGCAGCGGAGGCCCGCGAGCGCACGGACGCGGTGCTGCACTCGGTGGGGCTGTCGGACGCGGCGGACACGCTGCCGGAGCGGCTGTCCGGCGGCATGAAGAAGCGCGCGGGGCTCGCGAGGGCCATCGCGGCGAGACCCGCGGTGCTGCTCGCGGATGATCCGTTCGCGGGCCTGGATCCAGGCACCGCGAGGCAGGTGGCGAGGGTGCTCCTGGAGGTCGCGGGCCAGGGAACGCTGCTGGTGGCGGCGCCGGAAGCGCCGGTGGACCTGCCCCTGCCCCGCTGGTTGTACCTGCAAGGCGGCCGACTGGTGCACGATGGGGCCCCGGCGCCGGAGCTCGAGCGCGCGCCGGACGAGGCCCTCGCATGA
- a CDS encoding ABC transporter permease produces the protein MSTAALSWLGRSAMRAVGGVGALALVAGRTAWGLPRLERRELARGLVQFGYGSLPLALATAALAGVIVVVQAALYIQRFGARAFLGWAAGYGVLWEFGPLLLGLIMSARIGARNAAELATLKVGGQIEGLRGIGLDPFALLVAPRVVAMELSMLALSTFTFLVSILCEAVAAKLTLDLPVRVFFGTFAQMLSPSDILGGVVKTGAFGLAIALVSTAAGLRAKGGARAVGEAAASAVVLGCAAIFLLDFLLTTLLARWLA, from the coding sequence GTGAGCACCGCCGCCCTGTCCTGGCTGGGACGCTCGGCGATGCGAGCGGTGGGCGGCGTGGGCGCGCTGGCCCTGGTCGCGGGCCGCACGGCCTGGGGGCTGCCCAGGCTGGAGCGGCGCGAGCTGGCGCGGGGGCTGGTGCAGTTCGGCTATGGGTCGCTGCCCCTGGCGCTGGCGACGGCGGCGCTGGCGGGCGTCATCGTGGTGGTGCAGGCGGCGCTCTACATCCAGCGCTTCGGGGCCAGGGCCTTCCTGGGCTGGGCGGCGGGCTACGGCGTGCTGTGGGAGTTCGGCCCGCTGCTCCTGGGGCTGATCATGTCCGCGCGCATCGGCGCGAGGAACGCGGCGGAGCTGGCCACGCTGAAGGTAGGAGGGCAGATCGAGGGCTTGAGAGGCATTGGGCTGGATCCGTTCGCCCTGCTGGTGGCGCCCCGGGTGGTGGCGATGGAGCTGAGCATGCTGGCGCTGAGCACGTTCACGTTCCTGGTGTCCATCCTGTGTGAAGCGGTGGCGGCGAAGCTCACGTTGGACCTGCCGGTGCGGGTGTTCTTCGGGACGTTCGCGCAGATGCTGAGCCCCTCGGACATCCTGGGAGGCGTGGTGAAGACGGGGGCGTTCGGCCTGGCCATCGCGCTGGTGTCCACGGCGGCGGGCCTCCGAGCGAAGGGAGGCGCCCGCGCCGTGGGAGAGGCCGCGGCGAGCGCGGTGGTGCTGGGCTGCGCGGCCATCTTCCTCTTGGACTTCCTGCTCACGACGCTGCTGGCGAGGTGGCTGGCATGA
- a CDS encoding putative metal-binding motif-containing protein yields MRLFLLAMLTGVLAGCSKPDSLKTAALKVEIHYEGFRPGCVTLTVTDQAEVSRQVTTNVNVPTGPPPGTLSVAVFRQAGWSYDVKLLAAAKEQNCDGKQVVTAEATASLAKDGITPVGLSLSALDNDGDGFVAPSAGGTDCDDADKDRGGPTPWYVDEDGDKYGSSSLPPLSVSCEAPAFGNASKAGDCNDSDNLVHPGQEEFRCDERDDNCNGLVDEAFSLGEPCKDAFACPGVNACDKTDGGVACVNAPPPTVYFRDEDGDGKAGADGGVTCDPPPPGTFTESSDCDESSVYVAAGLPEVCDRMDNNCVGGVDEAGICGSKDLNWEGTAAAANRARWNAIAVGQELAWLAGIGGSDAKGNVLKLQSDGGTSQSNCPGQYQAAWVSKSGQVFLAGDNGSLASQSPTDPTCTVETTKPDSDATLNGIVGFDSADGGPPMLYAVASNGYIFKWAFPAAPVRIAETGTNLRAIHGTTGPDTLLAVGAVDNSGPNYQLTVLGYNPATGAWLPEKLPPALPFGYLTGVSVVTPNYAYAVGDKGVFLERDHGEWRRRPFLPADVNATGVKAFGKSAIYATTVAGDVLFFNGDRWESVASNSKPLRAIDGASPTRIGAAGLEGTSQFFRWPK; encoded by the coding sequence ATGCGTTTATTCCTGCTCGCCATGCTCACGGGCGTCCTCGCCGGTTGTTCCAAGCCGGACTCGCTCAAGACCGCCGCCTTGAAGGTCGAGATTCATTACGAAGGATTTCGGCCGGGGTGCGTGACGCTGACCGTCACGGATCAGGCCGAGGTGTCCCGGCAGGTCACGACGAACGTGAATGTCCCCACAGGCCCGCCGCCGGGCACCCTGTCCGTGGCGGTGTTCCGCCAGGCCGGCTGGAGCTACGACGTGAAGCTCCTGGCCGCCGCGAAGGAGCAGAACTGTGACGGAAAGCAGGTCGTGACCGCGGAGGCCACCGCGAGTCTCGCGAAGGACGGCATCACGCCGGTGGGCTTGTCCCTGAGCGCCCTGGACAACGACGGGGACGGGTTCGTCGCGCCGAGCGCCGGCGGCACGGACTGCGATGACGCCGACAAGGACCGGGGCGGCCCCACGCCCTGGTATGTCGACGAGGACGGCGACAAGTACGGCAGCAGCAGCCTGCCCCCGCTGTCCGTGTCCTGCGAGGCGCCTGCGTTCGGCAACGCCAGCAAGGCGGGCGACTGCAACGACAGCGACAACCTGGTGCACCCGGGACAGGAGGAGTTCCGCTGCGACGAACGGGACGACAACTGCAACGGTCTCGTGGATGAAGCCTTCAGCCTGGGGGAGCCCTGCAAGGACGCCTTCGCGTGTCCCGGAGTGAATGCCTGCGATAAGACCGATGGCGGTGTCGCCTGCGTCAACGCGCCTCCGCCCACGGTCTACTTCCGGGATGAGGACGGGGACGGAAAGGCCGGCGCGGACGGAGGCGTGACGTGCGACCCCCCACCCCCCGGCACGTTCACGGAGTCCTCCGACTGCGACGAAAGCTCCGTGTACGTGGCGGCTGGGCTCCCCGAGGTCTGCGACCGGATGGACAACAACTGTGTCGGTGGGGTGGATGAGGCGGGGATCTGCGGCAGCAAGGACCTGAACTGGGAGGGCACTGCTGCGGCGGCGAATCGCGCCCGTTGGAATGCCATCGCCGTGGGGCAGGAGCTGGCGTGGCTCGCGGGCATCGGCGGATCCGACGCCAAGGGCAACGTGCTGAAGCTCCAAAGCGATGGTGGCACGAGCCAATCCAACTGCCCCGGGCAGTATCAAGCCGCCTGGGTCAGCAAGTCAGGGCAGGTGTTCCTGGCTGGCGACAACGGCAGTCTGGCCAGCCAGAGCCCCACGGACCCCACCTGCACAGTGGAGACGACCAAGCCGGACAGCGATGCAACGCTCAACGGCATCGTGGGATTCGATTCGGCGGACGGCGGCCCGCCAATGCTCTACGCCGTGGCGAGCAATGGCTACATCTTCAAGTGGGCATTCCCCGCAGCCCCGGTTCGTATCGCCGAGACAGGCACCAACCTGCGCGCGATCCACGGAACCACGGGGCCCGATACGCTCCTCGCGGTGGGCGCCGTGGACAACTCCGGCCCGAACTATCAGTTGACCGTCCTTGGCTACAACCCGGCGACCGGAGCCTGGCTTCCGGAGAAGCTGCCACCCGCCCTGCCGTTCGGTTATCTGACCGGAGTGAGCGTGGTGACTCCAAACTACGCCTATGCCGTAGGGGACAAGGGCGTCTTTCTCGAGCGCGACCATGGGGAATGGCGAAGGCGTCCCTTCCTTCCCGCTGACGTGAATGCCACGGGCGTAAAAGCCTTCGGGAAGAGCGCCATCTACGCGACGACTGTCGCGGGAGATGTCCTGTTCTTCAATGGGGACCGCTGGGAATCCGTGGCATCGAACTCGAAGCCGCTGCGCGCCATTGATGGCGCTTCTCCCACCCGGATCGGTGCAGCAGGCCTTGAGGGGACCTCCCAGTTCTTCCGCTGGCCCAAGTAA
- a CDS encoding ATP-binding cassette domain-containing protein, which produces MNDTGPDTLVFEDVAIAFEQGRRVLNGLSAQVSTRELTFIAGASGSGKSVLCRLAVGLLKPEAGTVTLFGVRVDTQPERTLVSLRRQAPYLVQGPALLDWRTLRENVRLADPRAPEEAVETALEKVGLKEWADRLPPELGPGAKKRAAIARALVLKPRYLLLDEPTTGLDRRAAMQVEAVLASLKEQGLGALVVSHDYRQLRDIADRVLVVAKGRNAFLGSPEDFLKSPAPELRTLTAPFMEGATDG; this is translated from the coding sequence GTGAATGACACCGGTCCGGACACGCTGGTCTTCGAGGACGTGGCGATCGCCTTCGAACAGGGCCGCCGCGTATTGAACGGCCTGAGCGCGCAGGTCTCCACCCGGGAGCTGACGTTCATCGCGGGAGCGAGCGGCTCGGGCAAGAGCGTGCTGTGCAGACTGGCGGTGGGCCTGCTCAAGCCCGAGGCCGGCACGGTGACGCTGTTCGGAGTGCGCGTGGACACGCAGCCGGAGCGGACGCTGGTGTCCCTCCGCCGTCAGGCGCCGTATCTGGTGCAGGGCCCCGCGCTGCTGGACTGGAGGACGCTGCGGGAGAACGTGCGCCTCGCGGATCCGCGCGCCCCGGAGGAAGCCGTGGAGACGGCGTTGGAGAAGGTGGGCCTGAAGGAGTGGGCGGACCGGCTACCGCCGGAGCTGGGGCCTGGAGCGAAGAAGCGCGCGGCCATCGCGAGGGCCCTGGTGCTCAAGCCGCGCTACCTGCTGTTGGACGAGCCGACCACGGGATTGGATCGGAGGGCGGCGATGCAGGTGGAGGCGGTGTTGGCGTCGTTGAAGGAACAGGGATTGGGGGCGCTGGTGGTGTCGCACGACTATCGGCAGCTGAGGGACATCGCGGACCGGGTGTTGGTGGTGGCGAAGGGGCGCAATGCGTTCCTGGGGAGCCCGGAAGACTTCCTGAAGTCCCCTGCCCCGGAGCTGCGGACGTTGACGGCGCCGTTCATGGAGGGCGCGACGGATGGATGA